One window from the genome of Myripristis murdjan chromosome 6, fMyrMur1.1, whole genome shotgun sequence encodes:
- the cfap263 gene encoding cilia- and flagella-associated protein 263 has translation MEPDLSGMEKKVSQMGREALSKRVEELRRSNEFLLAENDMFERFISRLDPRDLAPPAAEGIRGAGASQLDVGGHARRQRSQSNMSDRLQQLTLEQKCYVAQREVEETQKDLEKLKRRSELTQDNYKATLEEAEIRLAEIRRAKCDFERDVVKPLREKKADMMGPEKVLRYIENKIKSKSTQVDKLRLKNQALRVQARKLQLQLKQKKEKEDTVHETDFWQYQEQSDNQDLDLMQAQKNAVKAQQTLNSCKEKLQTVSSECKQLSCDITSRKEMLVKIEEETQRVEEERSKAEALNKKLRRRLTDYHVPDVLEYIRVKDKNKELERSLKTWERKVEIAEMASKTNTRAWDKQVAALVSGDNAEAGAGSGAYQSTVRFPNIGEPWTSARHPSN, from the exons ATGGAGCCCGACCTGTCTGGGATGGAGAAGAAAGTCTCACAAATGGGGAGAGAAGCGTTGTCCAAACGTGTCGAGGAGCTCAG GAGGTCCAATGAATTCCTGCTGGCAGAGAATGACATGTTTGAACGTTTCATCAGTCGCCTGGATCCTCGGGACCTGGCGCCTCCGGCAGCAGAGGGTATCAGGGGAGCAGGGGCGTCCCAGCTGGACGTTGGG GGTCATGCAAGGAGGCAGAGATCCCAGTCCAACATGTCGGATCGCCTCCAGCAGCTGACCTTGGAGCAAAAATGTTATGTGGCACAGAGGGAAGTGGAGGAGACACAAAAAGACCTGGAGAAACTCAAGCGCAGATCCGAGCTAACCCAGGACAATTATAAG GCCACTCTGGAGGAGGCAGAAATTCGTCTGGCAGAAATCAGGAGGGCCAAGTGTGATTTTGAGCGCGATGTGGTGAAACCTCTGAGGGAGAAGAAAGCGGACATGATGGGACCGGAGAAGGTGCTGCGCTACATCGAGAACAAGATCAAGTCCAAG agcacgcAGGTGGATAAGCTACGTCTGAAGAACCAGGCACTGAGGGTGCAGGCCagaaagctgcagctgcagctcaaacagaagaaagagaaggaggacaCCGTGCATGAG ACAGATTTCTGGCAGTATCAGGAGCAGAGTGACAACCAAGACCTGGATCTAATGCAAGCCCAAAAAAATGCCGTTAAGGCACAGCAGACCCTCAATTCATGCAAG GAGAAGCTGCAGACTGTGTCATCTGAGTGCAAACAGCTGAGCTGTGACATCACCAGTAGGAAGGAGATGCTAGTGAAGATTGAGGAGGAGACTCAGCGTGTTGAAGAG GAGCGTTCAAAGGCAGAGGCCCTCAACAAAAAGCTGCGCAGGCGACTTACAGATTACCATGTGCCAGATGTTCTTGAATACATACGTGTcaaggacaaaaacaaggaGCTGGAGCGCAGCCTCAAGACCTGGGAGAGGAAGGTTGAGATTGCCGAG aTGGCCTCGAAGACCAACACCAGGGCCTGGGACAAACAAGTAGCAGCTCTTGTTTCTGGAGACAATGCTGAGGCAGGAGCTGGATCAGGGGCGTACCAATCCACGGTCAGGTTTCCTAACATAGGTGAACCCTGGACTTCAGCAAGACACCCCAGCAACTAG